The following DNA comes from Cyprinus carpio isolate SPL01 chromosome A4, ASM1834038v1, whole genome shotgun sequence.
ACACCATAATATCAGTTACCTCATGATTTTGACACCAAGTGGAAATTCTCTATTGCAATGAAATGCTGGAGTTTTCTGACCTTTTAACGATAACccaaagatattttgtaaatctgaaCAGCTGTAAAGCATCATGCTGTACATATGTCTTTCCCCAGACGCTGTGGTGACAGAAGGAGGGGAGAACTTCAGCGTGGGACAAAGACAGCTCTTCTGTCTTGCCCGGGCATTTGTCCGCAAAAGCAGCATCCTAATTATGGATGAGGCAACAGCTTCTATAGACATGGCCACGGTACAATCACATCTGCATCTATGGAAGACCATTTCCAttccataagaaaaaaaatcatgattttggTAGATCCATAACtattacataaaaagtcaaaattatgagatactacaccataattatgagataagtcGAAAATTTGAGATAAAAGTCAAATTTATGATGTTAAAATTAtgagagaaaaaagtcataattatgacaaagcaTTTGGACTTCTAAAATAATTATGGCATTTCATCTCAAAGGTTTTTGTCATAGTTttgacattaatttcataattatgacttagtatctcatagtTGCTcatttactttttatctcataattgtgacttactgtataataatttcaacattttatctcCTAATTATGACttcttatctcataattctgaatttaccaaagattttattttcttagGCATTTGGAATAGACATAAATTTACatccattacattttatataatttgctaaacatttctaaaaaaaattctcaacacattttatttacataatgtgaTGTATTATATTGATttggtattaaaatgtattttgtgggCAAATTCAACAGGAAAATATTCTTCAGAAAGTGGTGATGACTGCATTTGCTGATCGGACGGTTGTCACTATAGCAGTAAGTTACCATATATCAACTTTTTGCTGGGCTATATAATAATACCGGCACAGAAATACTCAAAACAATAGAGAAATAGATCTTTAAAGGGATAAAGGACTTTTAACACTTGCCAGGCTTTGACATCTTCACTCCCTTCTCTGTTCTCATCTTTCGCCACCAATTCTGACAGCTGACAATCAATCACTAACAATCTCTTGGCATTAACACTTAAGAATATTATTAGCTTGCAGCCACGTTTGTACTGTAAACTTTCATTCAGAGCCGCAGATACACAAAAATGGCCTTTCTGCCTCTGTTTGTGTCACTTAAAACGCATCCAGTAAAGTGTTCTTAAAGTGCAACAGAACACCATTGAGCACTGAATAAATGCATGATCTCTGTCTGCTACTCGGTTTGCTGaacttttaaaacacattttcctcTCCTCACCCTCATCACCTTTTTTCctctcttctttctccttctttatccacctgtctctctttctctggcacAGCACCTGGTTTCCTCCATCTTGGAGGCGGAGCAGGTGCTGGTGTTTGAATCTGGGACTCTGGTAGAAAGCGACAGCGCTCCTAACCTTTTGGCACAGGAGGACAGCCTCTTCAGCATCTTAGTCCGGACGCACAAGTAACTGTGCTTTGCCTCCGGCCCTAGGCACCTACACCCTGACACACTGGTTGGTAACCAAGAACTTCCTATGTGTGCAACCTATTAGAACACTTAAGCTCACAGTCACTAACCTTATTTTGAAGCCATCTGACTATGATTTGAATagtggtttttatttttcaacattaagGTTTTAGGTTTTATCTGGTCATGATTTatctttcacattttttaataacctttttttctgttcacTTGCATAGTCCTGTGGTttgacaaattaattaatttctttaacatACAAATGGCCACAGTAAAGGTGTTGTGAGACTGTTTTTTGGAATATGACATAAAATGCCCTTACCTGACTCTGTTTTCTTGTCACAGCACTATAAgggatgtaaaaaataaataaacaattatatatatataataaatgcacaGTTGATGCTTTTTATAAGCTAGAATATACAAAAATGacgtttttttaaattgtcacggaaattagaaaaaaagtttaGTTGTCTCGTCTCAACtagaactattaaaaaacatttttaattaagtcaattgaaataaaactgaaataaaatataaatattagattaaatacTAGACTAAAATTAGAACTGTTGAAGGtaaagaactaaaataaaaaaaaaacaaaaaaaaaatattttaaaagattaataaaaaagacaaaaaaacaaaaaaaaaataaaaaaaaaaataaaattacaaaaacaaaaatataaatactaaataaaaaataaaaaaaaatctggcaaactattaatattaacaaagattaagaaaaactataatagcatgtaaataatactaaaaaataatgctaatttttCTTTAAGTCCAAGAATGTAGCCTGTGGTATTTATGATAGATTAGCCAAGTTATTTCAGGGTCCTTTGTGAATGATCACAGAGCTACAGAATTATAGCATCTGATTATCTGCAGTGATTTGAGCAACCAAAGGGGACAGTTAAACATTCTCGGCAGTTAAGGTGATGCTTTAATAGAAATAGGTTTGCATACAACTGCTTGATTGTGCCCGTTTTCCACAGCATCGAGTCCACACTATCCTGACAGCTGATCTAGTTATTGTGATGAAGCGAGGAAGCATCATGGAGTATGGAAAACCAGAGATTCTCATGGAACAAGAGGACAGCTTATTTGCATCCTTCGTCAAAGCTGACATGTAGTCTCACTCATCTCCGTTACCACATTGGTTTATACCACTTAAGgccttataaaaaaaatgacagccaTTTTTGGAAGTTGCATCGGAAAGGACTGGACTAAACACAGACTCTGAACTGTTATTGTTTTATATGAACACTAAGTACAGtattatactctttttttttttttagcatttgttaTCTTACCACTGTTTTTTGATGATACATGTACTCTGAAATGCATAAGCAATAAGCATTTATCTACTGTGTTTTGATAAGTACCAACACTGTACAGAGCATGTCTGCCCGGCTGAGGCCTGATgctcttgtctgtctgtctgaagtgCATTGCTGATACAGATTTAGGGAAGGAGGACAAATATAGCTGGCTCCCCAAAGCCTGCACCCGCACATGCCTGTGAATGCACTCTTGACAGAATCGTGAGCCCTTGCTTTCTGAGAGTCCTGCAATGTCCCCCAGATAAACCCTAATGTGTTTGTCATACCCTAAATACAAAACTGATTGTATTTTATACTTTGTACAGTATTTCTCTAATGCTAATTACTTAACCAAGAGCTTATTTTCAGTTTCTTCTTTGGTGACAATGTTGTGTCAGTCTTACTACAGTAACATTAGATTTTACTTATTTGCTCCTTATCCAAAACCCTAACAGGGTGaatttcactaaataaataaataaaacctttcacTTAGaagtaaccaaaataaaaaaaataaaaaaaaattgacaattatTCCTTTTTAGGACCATTTTTTTTAAGGTAGAACATAATAAAGaggtttaattaaacataaaaatatatattttataaaatgtaacatacgtgtaaatatgtctaaaatatatacatgtatgtattcaTCTATACACTACACATACATAGcctatattatgcaaaaaaaaaataataatacgtttaattttggatgtgattaatagaTTTCAAATCCCTAATATATACACAccattatatttttatgcatagGCTACTCTAAGCAAAGAGGCCTACACTTTTCAAATACACTACAAGTTAAATATCATTTCAAACCATGTGATTTTTCTCTCCTAACCCGCTATGACGTTTTATTATGGGGATGTCAAAACGAGTTTGCAGTCTTTGTACAGCCAAGCGATATATTGTACACATAACGTCCTTTGTTTCTCTCCCTAGTGCAAGTCTGTACCCTCACTTCACTTTTACCCTTCAGTTTCTTTATTTGATCGCTCTGTTTTCTGGAAGTAACAAGCAAAGATGACCTAAACAATATGTTTTAAGTGACTCTTTGTCCCTGCAGTAAAACGATGCATTCCTCCGCCTGCGACCACTTGTGGGAAATCGTTCCGTTTACTGCACGCTGTCTGTCAGGGCTGGAGATCTGATGTATCTAGTATTTGCAGTAAGCTGTGATGTCACACTTGAGCAGTGATATTCCAGTAACTTGTGAACGCAACCATGTGCGTAAAACTGCAGCTTAACACACTCTGGTGATGTGTAAACATGACGTAAATCTTCCCTGCGAGCCAACAGCAGCACATTTCAGTCAAAAACGTTTCAAGTTTTTATGTTATTACTGCTAAGCTCAGGTATTTGCATGTTAGTAATGATGgactgttttaaatgtacatatgtaaTTAATATGGCATTTGTACCATAAGCATTTAACAGCATTATGGTGTGTgccttttgttttttacacatgaaaataaaataaaaattgcttcGTGTGTTTGCTTATCTCTGTTGAGTGCCATTGCATAGGCCTAATATTCAGCGAAACATGTAAACAATTATaagaaataacagtaaaacaattataaaactgaaaactgtttATCAAATGgcgaaaatgtaaaaaaaaaaaaggatacatTTAACTCTTGCATTACTTCGAAGTCCCTTGGgtagaaaaaaatagtttgctaCACAGCGACCTCTTTTGTTCACATTTGGACTAATTTAAGTAACTCGATGCCAAGGACTTCCAAATACGGCGCTATCTTGCCTCGTTCCTTAATTATATAGGCAGCTATATATTTCCATACACAGAACCCCATTTATAATATGAGAGAAACATATTAAGTGTGAGATTATAAAGATAACAAATAAATAGTTgtcttttaaattgtgaaaatgtaCTGAAGCCAAAGCAAATGTCTGGATAATGTTTACTTTGTAATAAGTTGACAGCGTCTTTTATCTTACTCTCTATAAGGATAAGGTTagatatataaagaaaaacattatcagttcagatttatttgtatagcacttttcacataTCATTTCAAAGCAGTCTTACGGAGAACGTTGCCTTAGTCAGTGAGCAGCTAAAGACAACAGTGAGGAGAAACTCCTCACAACTATTCTTAACTTATTCTTAAGTGCGTAGGCTATGTCTCATAGAAGAAAGGAtgatcattttgtattttttaatgaaaaaaaaacaataggcacATTTGggtttattactgttattttattgtaaaaaaaaaaatagagctggcagtaaaataaaacattcacaatcTCATAATTTTGCTGTCTCCAGAAACAGGAAACTAAAATATGATATGTATTCCATAAATATGTCGTATATTTAACCTTAacataaaaagtatgttttacaattaaaaactagactaaaataaaatcaattttcgTAGTCTTCCTAGCGCCCTCTCGCGGCCCTCGGGTGTCTCCGGACCCCAGTTTAAAAACCCTTGCACTATTACAATAACTGATCACATTGCACTGACACAGATACACACattgttttttctccatttaaatttttaaaaacttgtcCTGACCTGCAATTATTTTGCGACTTGTGGCTTATCTGTtgcaattatatgtttttttagagACTCTATGACTAACTCCATTTTACTTCAGCTTATAAGATATCGTATTTTCACAATTTAAGCCGTAAAATAAGGGCGgatttagttaattaaatattttcaagaaGTTTTAGACTCTCCAGGGTGAATGTTTCTCGAAGGCAGCAGGACAGTGATGTACCGCCCATGTGTGTCAAGTCCTGTAAGAGCGCAGAACAATCATCATAAAGATACTTTTTTGAAGCCTTTACGCGGTGAGTGTGTTCTGATATGCATCTGGTGTTTATTGTATCAACTGACACAAGAGCCCTGTTTAAGGTCTGATAGatggaaaataactttcttaacTTTGGTTTATGCTAGCCGAACAGAGTTAGAGGGACGATGCAGGATGGTTATTGAACTGGAGCTGCGCTTTTGACAGAAGTTGAATGGAGAGCCTATTTTCCCTGACCGTTCGCAGTGACGTACTCAAATAATGCTGCCGCGTAAAAGCATAATTCCCGAAGAGTTCGCGTTCTCCCCGGCGCTCGTGTCGCCGATTCCCCGCAAACCCGTGTTCAGGGACCGCGTGAACAAAGCGCGCTTCATCGCCAAGAGCGGCGCATGCAACTTGTCGCACAAGAACATCCGCGAGCAGGGCAGATTCCTGCAGGACGTGGTCACTACTTTGGTGGATCTCAAATGGCGTTTCACCCTGGTCATTTTCTCCATGACGTTCCTGTGCAGCTGGCTGCTGTTCGCTATGTTCTGGTGGCTAGTGGCGTTTGCGCACGGGGATCTGGACCCTAACCGTAAACCTGGCGTGCAGCAGTGCGTCACTAATGTCAAGTAAGTGTGCTTAAGTCGTTATagttattgtaaaaatgttaagCATTAGACATGAGAAGAATTTGCCTTGAATGCATTGTTTGTGCATATATGGAAACTAATAATGTTCAAACTAAGTtgctcaatttatttttaataaactaacGAAATGCCCAAATATTTATGTCCTGTATCAAAGCAATTAAAGAGTTATATATGCaaactaataactaaaataaaatatattataaattaattcatataaatatataaataaatacacacacacaatacatacatacataaatacacacacacacacacacacacacacacacatatatgttatatgttatatatatatatatatatatatatatatatacacacacacacatacatatatatatatatatatatatgcgcgcGCAGGGGtgcaaataataaactaaataataatgtgtaataatattattaaaaataaaatgtaggccaagtattaaaaaaaatacaattattttatagtaaacctaaagataaaatgctaatatttactactactttctttgtttgcctctttaagaagaaccgctttatgtattccccaactgtaagtcgctttgattAAAagcgtctaaaaataaataaataaaagcgttttcatcattttcaaactttaaagcAGCAgcggcttttattttggcgggttgccggcaagtaagtataCGCCCTTCCGAATTTAGCGCTGCTGCGGATTAAAGAGTGTCAGTGaattaatgttacagttttgcattgtgttttgaaaacggcatgggatagcctagatttatgctttcagtttatAAAGAAATCTTAAATAGTACAGTtttcgatctaaaatggtaattgtgtattaacTGCTGTCAACCATGTAGGTACGCACATACGCTGTcagaccacttatgtgcacccctgtataTGCGCATTTCCTAATTTCccacaaaaattgtaaaaatcactgaaactttgacatttatttttttaaattatagaaattatgtAGGGATCAGAAAATTTtaaattggaaaataaataaataaatagtagaaTAATTTCAAAATCATAATAGACATTCAATTTATGTGGATAATATTGTTACTATAGTGAGAAATCACTTGGGTGTTTATTTAAATAGTTCTAGAGGCCtacaactgtttgtttttttctctttatcttttcCAGCTCTTTCACCTCTGCGTTCCTCTTCTCCATCGAGGTGCAGGTGACAATAGGATTTGGAGGGCGTATGATAACGGAGCAGTGTCCCACAGCCATCACGCTGCTCATATTACAGAACATCATCAGCCTAATAATTAACGCCGTCATGCTGGGCTGCATCTTCATGAAAACTGCCCAGTCCCATCGGCGTGCCGAGACCCTCATCTTCAGCCGCCGAGCTGTCATCGCCGTGCGTAACAACCGCCTGTGCTTCATGATCCGGGTGGGTGATCTTCGTAAAAGCATGATCATCAACGCGGTTGTGCGCCTCCAAGTGGTCCGGAAGACCACTACGCCAGAGGGCGAAGTCATACCCATCCACCAGATCGACGTCCAGACAGAAAGTGCAGTTACCAGCAACAGCATCTTCCTGTTGGCGCCCCTGATCATATGTCACGTCATCGATAAGGACAGTCCACTATACGACCTCTCTGCAATGGAGCTGCAGTGTAGCGATCTGGAGGTCATTGTGATCCTGGAAGGTGTGGTGGAGACCACGGGCATCTCCACTCAGGCTCGCACCTCGTACGTGACTGAGGAGATCCAGTGGGGCCACCGATTCGTACCTATAGTGACCGAGGAAGAGGGGGTATACTCGGTGGACTACTCAAAGTTCGGGAACACGGTCAAAGTGGCCACCCCATGCTGCAGCGCCCGTGAGCTGGACGAGAAGCCCTCCATCCTGATCCAGACACTCCAGAAGAGTGAGCTGTCACAACAGAACTCTTTGCGCAAGAGGAACTCCATGCGCCGGAACAACTCTATGCGTAAGAGCAACTCCATGCGGCGCAACAATTCCGCCCTCGCTGTGCCCAAAGTGCAGTTCCTCACCCCTGAGGGTGGAACAAATCTAGCAGTCACATGACAGAAGTCCTGGTTAGTGCTTTTCACCCATCTCTCTTTAAGTCCTTGTCTTTCTCTAGGTCCATGTCATGCTCTTTTCTATGGTTTCCTCTGTTTTTTGATCATTCCTATCCTGGGCAactctggcccacgagatccacttctctgcagagtttagctcaagcACTAATAAAATACACCAGAACAAGCTACTTGGTGGACTACTCAAAGTTTGGGAACATGGTTAAGGTGGCCACCCCATGCTGCAGCTCCCACAAGCTGGATGAGGACCCTCCATCCTGATCCAGACACTCAAGAAGAGCGAGTTGTTGCAACTCTTTGCGCAAGAGGACCTCCATGTGCCGGATAACTCTGTGTGCAAGGGCAACTCTATGCACCGCAACAATTCCGCTCTCGCTTTGTCCAAAGTGTAGTTCCTCACCTCTGAGAGTGGACCAAATCTTGCAGGCACATGACAAAAGTCCTGGTTAGCAACATTCACCTTGTCTTTCTCTAGTTTCTTGTCAAGctcttttatgctgttttttatcATTCCCATACTGGGCATACTGGGCCTTCGaaatccactttcctgcagagtttagcgccAACCTTAATAAAACACACCAGAATAAGCGAATCACGGTCTTTAGGATTactaggccctgtcccaaatgagGCCCTAAGCCCTTGTGGTCTTCTTCTTCGACCACTCAGCTGAAGTGTGCATTGAGAGTGCATAGGACAGCAAAGGGGGCGCTAGCGAGcaatcatttgaaatttaaaataatgaatgggacaccctacagcagtgtttcccaaccctgttcctggaggcgcaccaacagtacacattttggatgtctcccttatctgacccatccatttcaggtcttggagtctctactaatgaactGATGAGTTGATTCAGGTGTTTGATTAGGTAGAGTTCAAAAATGTATAGTGTTGGTATGTCTCCAGGGACAGGATTGGGAAACATTGTCCTACGATCTTGTGGACTTAACGGACATGTGTTTGCAGAGACCACTGTAAGTTCACAAGACCACAAGTTCAAAAGAAGTATCCCACTTGGGACAGggccttgattctgattggtttcCTGTATGACTGttgatcaagtcaagtcacctttatttctatactgctttatacaatacagattgtgtcaaagcagctttacagtgttaaacaggaaaacagtgtgtcaacaatgcaagaggacaatagtaaacagtcagTTTTTCAGTGAtggtcagttcatcattgattcaaaagcaacagtggcaaggaacccaaactccacctgtgacagaaatggagaaaccaggctcaaaTAATGATCTTCATATAATGTGTAATTCCTGAGAGCTCCACAAATAATTAGGCACATTAGTCGACATGAAACAGAAATTTCCTATCTGGCTTCTAAAAGCATATTACAGATcgtattgtgaacaattcatcttactttctttttgtaattttcaaaTGTCATGACTAAATAttagacttctctctggtgatgtatgcaagttgttgttgttatttttttacattacacttggatgtttttttttttattttaaatatctgaagaacctttttcttctataaagaaccttttgtggaatggaaagtcTTCTGTGGATATTAAGTTCTTCATgtaaccatcaatgccaataaagaacctttatttttaagtgtacttcTGTTTCACCACTGTATGACTCCGTACTTAAATACTACAGACAatgtttcacatttaattaaacaacttttatgttttcatttgatctGTAATAAATGTGTGTTCAATAAATCTCTGggacttttatttcagttaactctATAAATGAAACCAAATGCATTAACTAGGTTATTCATAAAGCTTAAATGATCCAAGCAAAAAAAATAAGGagcaaataaaaatcataaattgtgATTGTGATGCTGATGAAGTGCTCGTGGCGACCTCTGGTGGTGATCTGGTGAAGATGCATGTGTTGGCGACCTCTGGTGGTTTGTTGTGCAACTACAGACGTAAGCAGTAAACTTTCCTCCAAGCTTTATTGCGACTAGCAAGAACATCTCCAACGTTTATTATCCGAGAGTCAGGCAGGTAGACGCCAAACGATTGTTGATATTAATTGCattagcttgtgtgtgtgtgtgtgttgtgtatgtatgtgctgtgTATAATTAAGAACTGGCTAGTCAAACGTTTAGTGAACATGGTGAATGGCCCGAAAGTTAGCGGTCTGAACCGTTTAAATAAGTTATTAGATTCTGAATAATATTGTTGGAATAATTCCACGATATGAAAACACATACAGCTACGTTTATAGACCGAGTTTTATATTGTGCAACACGTTATATAGGTAACGTTAGACGTGATGTACCAACGACAAGCTAATGAATCATCAGCTGCAGCAACTCGAATGATAATTTGTCCATTTTACGGGCGAATGTGTTTAATTCGTATTTTAACgcgtattatttattatattgtaaacgTAGCccacatatttacacatttttaatcacACGCAATCAAATATAGTCAAGTggagattatttttaaataaataccgCCCTCTGGTGGCCACTTGCATTCTGACACTAACATTGCAATAGAAGTGAAAAAGAAACAAGGACTCACTGCATTGCACTGCCACTAACTGCAGAGAAACTTGACTTATTTGCGTATgcgtcttttatatatatatatatataatatgacactaaaaaattatttgcacCACTTtcttattataatacaaaaaaactgcATAACACACCATCAAGCACTGCGCGGGGTTAAACAGGAGtctatatttctgtttaaaacgTACATAAAAACGCTTGTTTTTCACGACGTACGTCTACTGCAGCGTTTCGACTGCATATACACCTTCGCAGCGATCCTATCTATAGGAGAGGGACTAGAGAGTACGCTCACCATCGAGGAAACTGGTGTGTTGTGTGGTCACCTCCGCTCTCTGGACGGAGACACGTCAGCTTTGCGCAGTGGCAGTATCGTAGCCTATGAGGTTTATCCGAGGCGCGATTATTGCTAATTGAAAACTTTACCCAATACCCCGCCGTGACGACTTGAAATATAGTCGGCACTGGCAATTTTTGACGGTCTTTACGGAGACTgatattttggtgaaaaatagAGTGTTGTTAATTTATAAAGTAGCAGTGTGCATGTTTGATTACAAGTGGAAAGGAATGGCAAATGAACCTTTCGTTCtcttacattgtgtttttttctattcCACGAATTAATTATTTAGGGGAGTGTATAGTAACAGAGTGAGCCCCACTGCAGTGGGTCCCGATTAAACCCATTCGAACAGATTGAGTTCTATGGAAGCACGTGACCGCGTGGCGGCGAGATCAAAGCATGTCACAACTCTTTTTCCGGTGTGAGACAACATTTTCTTTTACGTTGTTAAATGAAAACTAGAAAATGCTTAAACCATATAAAGTTCACGCTGCTGCAATAACAAAATAAGCTCACTCCCTGAATGTAATCGCTTTTTTTATGACAATACATTTGATAGTTTTGTAGCAGATAATTGCTTTGATTTCCTGGTTGTAAAAGAAGTACCAGGATGTTGTGCATTTTCCCAATTCATACTTTTCCCATGCAGgaatattaattgtttaaatattcgctaggcatttttattaaattcagtttaGTATAATGGCA
Coding sequences within:
- the LOC109057213 gene encoding ATP-sensitive inward rectifier potassium channel 8; the encoded protein is MLPRKSIIPEEFAFSPALVSPIPRKPVFRDRVNKARFIAKSGACNLSHKNIREQGRFLQDVVTTLVDLKWRFTLVIFSMTFLCSWLLFAMFWWLVAFAHGDLDPNRKPGVQQCVTNVNSFTSAFLFSIEVQVTIGFGGRMITEQCPTAITLLILQNIISLIINAVMLGCIFMKTAQSHRRAETLIFSRRAVIAVRNNRLCFMIRVGDLRKSMIINAVVRLQVVRKTTTPEGEVIPIHQIDVQTESAVTSNSIFLLAPLIICHVIDKDSPLYDLSAMELQCSDLEVIVILEGVVETTGISTQARTSYVTEEIQWGHRFVPIVTEEEGVYSVDYSKFGNTVKVATPCCSARELDEKPSILIQTLQKSELSQQNSLRKRNSMRRNNSMRKSNSMRRNNSALAVPKVQFLTPEGGTNLAVT